From Chryseobacterium sp. IHB B 17019, one genomic window encodes:
- a CDS encoding vWA domain-containing protein: protein MKEHIVRGFRFETYKAPELSVFDRLLEIFTDLLTHTSGDFDEAIDWLRMLDDEYKLTTPEYTIDDFIEDLKRKRYIREEIDPNGNGSSVQLSAKMEQNIRKQALKQIFGNLEKSGSGNHKTNKSGTGEDTTGEFRNYSFGDPVEKISITESLKNAQINNGIGDFHLTEDDLIVEDSIHQSQMSTVLMIDISHSMILYGEDRITPAKKVAMALAELITTRYPKDTLDIIVFGDDAWPVKIQELPYLQVGPYHTNTVAGLQLAMDILRRKRNTNKQIFMITDGKPSCVRQADGSYYMNSFGLDEYVVQKCYNMAAQARRLHIPITTFMIAQDAYLQQFVREFTEANQGKAFYTGLNGLGQMIFEDYETNRKKRIR, encoded by the coding sequence ATGAAAGAGCATATTGTGAGAGGGTTCAGGTTTGAAACTTATAAAGCACCGGAATTGTCCGTATTTGATCGGTTGCTGGAGATTTTTACGGATCTGTTGACCCATACTTCAGGAGATTTTGATGAAGCGATAGACTGGCTTCGAATGCTTGATGATGAATACAAACTTACTACACCAGAATATACTATAGATGATTTTATCGAAGATCTTAAGAGAAAGAGATATATCCGCGAGGAAATAGATCCCAATGGAAACGGGAGTAGCGTACAGTTGAGTGCAAAAATGGAACAAAATATCCGTAAACAGGCTCTTAAACAGATCTTCGGAAATCTCGAGAAAAGTGGAAGTGGAAATCATAAGACCAATAAAAGCGGTACAGGCGAAGATACAACGGGGGAATTCCGTAATTATAGTTTTGGAGATCCTGTTGAGAAAATTTCTATTACTGAAAGCCTTAAAAATGCACAGATCAACAATGGTATCGGTGATTTTCATCTTACTGAAGATGATTTAATTGTTGAAGACAGTATTCACCAATCTCAGATGAGTACGGTTCTCATGATAGACATCAGCCACAGTATGATTTTGTATGGAGAAGACCGTATTACTCCTGCCAAAAAAGTCGCAATGGCGCTTGCAGAACTAATTACTACCCGTTATCCGAAAGATACTTTGGATATTATTGTTTTTGGAGATGATGCGTGGCCGGTTAAGATTCAGGAGCTTCCTTATTTGCAGGTCGGGCCGTATCACACCAATACGGTTGCAGGTCTTCAGCTGGCGATGGATATATTGCGAAGAAAACGGAATACCAATAAACAGATCTTCATGATTACTGATGGAAAACCAAGCTGTGTACGACAGGCAGATGGTTCTTATTACATGAATTCTTTTGGTTTGGACGAATATGTGGTTCAAAAATGTTACAATATGGCGGCTCAGGCTCGCAGATTGCATATTCCCATCACTACTTTTATGATTGCTCAGGATGCTTATCTTCAACAGTTTGTGAGAGAATTTACAGAAGCCAATCAGGGAAAAGCTTTTTATACGGGACTTAACGGTTTAGGTCAAATGATTTTTGAAGATTACGAGACTAACCGTAAAAAAAGAATCCGTTAA
- a CDS encoding AAA family ATPase, translated as MTAKPDIKTLGSLKATEYKSKNIKDELRDNLRNKIFKKEPVFEGIFGYENTVIPQLEHAILSRHNINLLGLRGQAKTRLARMMTALLDEWIPFVAGSEINDDPFNPISRYAKELIEKEGDNTPVEWLHRDDRFFEKLATPDVTVADLIGDVDPIKAANLKLSYADDRVIHFGMIPRANRCIFVINELPDLQARIQVSLFNILQEGDVQIRGFKVRMPLDIQFVFTANPEDYTNRGSIVTPLKDRIGSQILTHYPENIHVAKEITKYESRLDNRQTETIYIPSLAKDLLEQIGFEARESEYVDSKSGVSARMSITAFENLLSTAERRALLTGEEKTSVRLSDFVGIIPAITGKVELVYEGEQEGAEAVAQMLIDNAIRSLFTVHFPKVEKLEKKGVEGPFQQITDWFLEDDGFLEITDESPDESYAKALNRINPLNDLIEKYQPDTKPEDILFLKEFILWGLAVNKKLNKERFRTGVFFS; from the coding sequence ATGACTGCAAAGCCAGATATAAAAACATTAGGTTCGTTAAAAGCAACAGAATATAAATCTAAAAATATCAAAGATGAGTTAAGAGATAATTTAAGAAATAAAATTTTTAAAAAAGAGCCTGTTTTTGAAGGGATTTTTGGGTATGAAAATACAGTTATTCCTCAATTGGAACACGCTATTCTCAGCCGTCATAATATCAACTTACTAGGTCTTCGAGGCCAGGCGAAAACCCGATTGGCAAGAATGATGACTGCTTTATTAGATGAATGGATTCCATTTGTCGCAGGAAGTGAAATTAACGATGATCCTTTCAATCCAATCTCACGCTATGCCAAAGAACTTATTGAAAAAGAAGGAGATAATACACCAGTTGAATGGTTGCACCGCGATGACAGATTCTTTGAAAAATTGGCGACTCCGGATGTGACGGTTGCAGATCTTATCGGTGATGTCGATCCTATTAAAGCTGCTAATCTTAAACTTTCTTATGCGGATGATCGTGTGATACATTTCGGAATGATTCCGCGTGCTAACCGATGTATTTTTGTGATTAATGAATTGCCGGACCTTCAGGCTCGTATACAGGTTTCGTTATTTAATATTTTGCAGGAAGGTGATGTTCAAATCCGTGGTTTTAAAGTGAGAATGCCTTTAGACATACAGTTTGTTTTCACTGCTAATCCAGAAGATTATACGAACAGAGGAAGCATTGTCACTCCTTTAAAAGACCGTATCGGATCACAAATTCTTACCCATTATCCTGAAAATATTCATGTTGCAAAAGAAATCACGAAGTATGAATCTAGGTTGGATAACCGGCAAACAGAAACCATTTATATTCCTTCTTTAGCCAAAGATCTTTTGGAACAGATTGGTTTTGAGGCTCGTGAAAGTGAATATGTAGATTCCAAAAGTGGGGTAAGTGCCCGTATGAGTATTACTGCCTTTGAAAATTTACTGAGTACGGCGGAACGTAGAGCTTTGTTGACAGGGGAAGAAAAAACTTCTGTAAGATTAAGTGATTTTGTAGGGATTATCCCGGCAATTACCGGAAAAGTTGAGCTGGTGTATGAAGGCGAACAGGAAGGTGCAGAAGCTGTAGCTCAGATGTTGATTGATAATGCAATCAGAAGTTTATTTACCGTTCATTTCCCAAAAGTTGAAAAATTGGAGAAAAAGGGTGTCGAAGGTCCATTCCAACAAATTACTGACTGGTTTCTTGAGGATGATGGCTTTCTAGAAATTACCGACGAATCTCCCGATGAAAGCTACGCAAAAGCGCTTAACCGTATTAATCCGCTTAATGATCTTATTGAAAAATATCAGCCAGATACAAAACCGGAAGATATTTTATTCTTAAAAGAGTTTATTCTCTGGGGACTGGCCGTTAATAAAAAATTGAATAAAGAAAGGTTCCGAACAGGTGTTTTCTTTTCTTAA
- a CDS encoding acyl-CoA carboxylase subunit beta has translation MDIEFNKREDQNRLKLSEINRLLANIKKGGGEKRLQKLREEGKMTARERIDYLLDKNSESIEIGAFAGYEMYEEHGGCPSGGVVVVIGYVSGRQCIVVANDASVKAGAWFPITGKKNLRAQEIAMENRLPIIYLVDSAGVYLPMQDEIFPDKEMFGRIFRNNAKMSAAGIIQISAVMGSCVAGGAYLPIMSDEAMIVDKTGSIFLAGSYLVKAAIGESIDNETLGGATTHCSISGVTDYKAKDDKDALDRIKNIMKSIGSTEKAGFDRIESFPPKENPENIFGIVPVSRADQYDTLDIIKCLVDNSEYEEYKSDYGKTIICATARIDGWSVGIVANQRKLVKSGKGEMQFGGVIYSDSADKATRFIANCNQRKIPLVFLQDVTGFMVGSKSEHGGIIKDGAKMVNAVSNSVVPKFTIITGNSYGAGNYAMCGKAYDPRLIVAWPWADLAVMGGSQAAKVLAQIQESTLKKQGKEITEEEHNEILDSISKKYQKQTESTYAAARLWTDAIINPVDTRKWISMGIEAANNSPITEKFNLGVIQV, from the coding sequence ATGGACATTGAATTCAACAAACGAGAAGATCAAAACAGATTAAAGTTATCAGAAATAAATCGTTTACTCGCCAATATTAAAAAAGGTGGCGGAGAAAAGAGACTTCAGAAGCTTCGTGAAGAGGGAAAAATGACAGCAAGAGAAAGAATTGATTATCTTCTTGACAAAAATTCTGAATCCATAGAAATTGGTGCATTTGCAGGATATGAAATGTATGAAGAGCACGGCGGTTGCCCAAGTGGCGGCGTTGTTGTAGTCATCGGTTACGTTTCCGGAAGACAATGTATCGTTGTTGCCAATGATGCTTCCGTAAAAGCCGGAGCTTGGTTTCCGATCACAGGAAAGAAAAATCTGAGAGCACAGGAAATTGCCATGGAAAACAGGCTTCCCATCATTTATTTAGTTGATTCCGCCGGAGTTTATTTGCCAATGCAAGATGAGATTTTCCCCGATAAGGAAATGTTCGGACGTATTTTCAGAAATAATGCTAAAATGAGCGCTGCAGGAATCATCCAGATTTCCGCTGTAATGGGCAGTTGTGTTGCCGGTGGTGCTTACCTCCCGATCATGAGCGATGAAGCGATGATTGTTGATAAAACAGGTTCTATTTTCCTTGCAGGAAGCTATTTGGTGAAGGCTGCCATTGGAGAAAGTATTGATAATGAAACTTTAGGTGGTGCAACGACTCACTGCTCGATTTCCGGAGTTACGGATTATAAAGCTAAAGATGACAAAGATGCTTTAGATAGAATCAAAAATATAATGAAATCTATCGGAAGTACTGAAAAAGCAGGCTTTGACAGAATTGAAAGCTTTCCGCCAAAAGAAAACCCAGAGAATATTTTCGGAATCGTTCCTGTTTCCAGAGCTGATCAATATGATACTTTAGATATTATCAAATGTCTTGTAGACAATTCTGAATATGAAGAATATAAGTCGGATTATGGTAAAACCATTATTTGTGCAACTGCCAGAATTGACGGATGGTCTGTGGGAATTGTTGCCAATCAAAGGAAATTGGTAAAAAGCGGTAAGGGTGAAATGCAGTTTGGCGGGGTAATTTATTCTGACTCAGCGGATAAAGCAACCCGATTTATTGCCAATTGTAATCAAAGAAAAATACCTTTGGTCTTTTTACAGGATGTAACTGGTTTCATGGTGGGCTCAAAATCTGAACATGGAGGAATTATTAAAGACGGAGCAAAAATGGTAAATGCGGTTTCCAATTCTGTTGTTCCAAAATTCACTATTATCACAGGAAACTCTTACGGCGCAGGAAATTATGCAATGTGCGGAAAAGCTTACGATCCGAGATTAATCGTTGCCTGGCCGTGGGCTGATTTGGCTGTAATGGGTGGATCTCAGGCGGCAAAAGTTTTAGCACAAATTCAGGAATCAACCTTGAAAAAACAAGGAAAAGAGATCACGGAAGAGGAGCATAATGAAATTTTAGATTCAATTTCAAAAAAATATCAGAAACAAACGGAATCCACTTATGCAGCAGCTAGATTGTGGACAGATGCAATCATAAATCCTGTAGATACTAGAAAATGGATTTCTATGGGTATTGAAGCTGCTAACAATTCGCCTATTACTGAGAAATTTAATTTGGGAGTTATTCAGGTTTGA